In one window of Nakamurella alba DNA:
- a CDS encoding HAD family hydrolase, with product MSAPGTALRGVLFDMDGTLTDTERLWTISLEETAAHYGGTISTATREAMVGQDMWTTIDLLHAELGVTADPADTARMLTEATTAIFRRGLPWKPGARELLTAVRAAGLRTALVTATHRPLVEIALCTLGVENFDVTVAGDEVVCNKPDPEPYRRAMQLLDLTPAECLAIEDSPSGSRSAATAGLLVLVVPSEMPVPPAENLVFADTLVGLDVDDLRRILAEGRPAEQFDSV from the coding sequence ATGAGCGCTCCCGGTACGGCCCTGCGCGGCGTGCTGTTCGACATGGACGGCACGCTCACCGACACCGAACGGCTGTGGACCATCTCGCTGGAGGAGACGGCCGCGCACTACGGCGGCACCATCTCCACGGCGACCCGCGAGGCCATGGTGGGTCAGGACATGTGGACCACCATCGACCTGCTGCACGCCGAGCTCGGGGTGACCGCCGACCCGGCGGACACCGCCCGGATGCTCACCGAGGCGACCACGGCGATCTTCCGCCGCGGGCTGCCGTGGAAGCCGGGTGCGCGCGAACTGCTGACCGCGGTGCGGGCGGCCGGGCTGCGGACCGCCCTGGTGACCGCGACGCACCGGCCGTTGGTCGAGATCGCGCTGTGCACCCTCGGTGTCGAGAACTTCGACGTCACCGTCGCCGGCGACGAGGTGGTCTGCAACAAGCCGGATCCCGAGCCCTACCGGCGGGCGATGCAACTGCTGGACCTGACCCCGGCGGAGTGCCTGGCCATCGAGGACTCGCCGTCCGGCTCCCGGTCCGCCGCGACGGCAGGCCTGCTGGTGCTGGTGGTGCCGTCCGAGATGCCGGTGCCTCCGGCCGAGAACCTGGTGTTCGCCGACACTCTCGTCGGTCTGGACGTCGATGATCTGCGCCGGATCCTGGCCGAGGGCCGGCCGGCGGAGCAGTTCGACTCCGTCTGA
- a CDS encoding HlyD family efflux transporter periplasmic adaptor subunit, whose product MADPTPDTVSAPAPARTAAAQARLRRRRKRRVTAACGVLTVALIAGGGWAYATTRDEGAAYRVAMVADGAVTQTFAASGTVANKDQASAAFAVAGTVADVAVEVGDTVTAGQTVATLDTGDLEDAVTSAESDLTDAQQALADDLQAQVDEAEAESDDADDSTDDSTGSDAAADAASGAASDSGTAGVGTAGGSGAGAGAGGSGTGSVAGTGGASSGGSGATGQETATGSGTGSATTSAPAAPSGAPSGSSSSDGPTSASASSGAPTSSGTGPGTGSGGTAALTAAQKAVIAAQKVVTEQTTAVQQAISAQQAACLPITTATVPGTTPSTSTSTDPSSTDPTSTDPSSSGSSSDSGTASSTDSSGSTVTVTETPDPVTVTEGSTVTEQSTVTEQTTVTEQTTVTEQTTVAQDPVTVTVTPTTTGTTDTADTTATTGTAAAAYRVQVTGEMQDAVDRVVGGDSSVVAVQAAYRQLAAATDTTSTGSTSTGSTPTGSTSTGSTFNDATTTEPTSTGTSSSSRTSTSPESTASESGSSGTSSTSTTDSTAPTTTTGDGTAGSGDSVLSTQLADCQAAITDVQDAQSGLGENQNSLTTAVNALAALLPTADGTGGSGTGSSPGASQSGQSGTGGQSGQTSGQSGTGGASVIGGGTAGSGGGQSDAAQGRSGTSGTDAAAGTGAQGDSGTQGGSADAGSSGTIAGGGDASSGSTSDGTGAAAGGTGSVSGGTGAESGATGDTSSGTGAVSGGTGAASGGTGAAKDTVPTAADIAADQAEIDARTAAVAVAKQELAASVLTSPISGTVASLDLAVGDDVSANSTSATVTVIGSGQYTVSATVPLSTVEKIGVGDEATVTVNGVDQSLTGTVSLIGNLADSTGDDPTYPVTVLVDAGDTTLYDGSGASVGVVVADVSGVLTVPTSAVHTVGSAHTVDVLVNGVSTSTAVEIGAVGGALTEITSGLDVGDQVVLADLSEALPTSSTTSAANGLLGGSNTGGGAGGAGFNGGGPQMGQMPGR is encoded by the coding sequence ATGGCTGACCCGACTCCTGACACCGTGTCCGCGCCGGCACCGGCCCGGACCGCCGCCGCGCAGGCCCGGTTGCGCCGACGCCGCAAGCGCCGGGTGACCGCGGCCTGCGGTGTGCTGACCGTCGCGCTGATCGCCGGCGGCGGCTGGGCCTACGCGACCACGCGTGACGAGGGCGCGGCCTACCGGGTCGCCATGGTGGCCGATGGAGCGGTGACCCAGACCTTCGCCGCCTCCGGCACCGTCGCGAACAAGGACCAGGCCTCCGCGGCCTTCGCCGTCGCCGGCACCGTGGCGGACGTCGCCGTCGAGGTCGGCGACACCGTCACCGCCGGCCAGACCGTGGCAACCCTCGACACCGGCGATCTCGAGGACGCGGTTACCTCCGCGGAGTCCGACCTGACCGACGCCCAACAGGCACTGGCCGATGATCTGCAGGCCCAGGTCGATGAGGCCGAGGCCGAGAGCGACGACGCCGATGACAGCACCGACGACTCCACGGGTTCCGACGCCGCCGCGGACGCGGCCTCCGGGGCTGCGAGTGACTCCGGCACGGCGGGCGTCGGGACGGCCGGCGGATCCGGAGCGGGTGCTGGAGCCGGCGGATCCGGGACCGGCTCGGTGGCCGGTACCGGCGGTGCTTCGTCCGGCGGCTCAGGCGCGACCGGGCAGGAGACCGCCACGGGTTCGGGGACGGGATCTGCCACGACCTCGGCCCCCGCCGCACCCTCGGGAGCCCCGTCGGGGTCGTCCTCGTCGGATGGGCCGACCTCCGCTTCGGCATCCTCCGGCGCGCCGACCTCCAGCGGGACGGGACCCGGGACCGGGAGTGGCGGGACGGCCGCGCTGACCGCTGCGCAGAAGGCGGTGATCGCTGCGCAGAAGGTCGTCACCGAGCAGACGACCGCGGTCCAGCAGGCCATCAGCGCCCAGCAGGCCGCCTGCCTGCCGATCACCACCGCCACGGTGCCGGGCACGACCCCCTCCACATCGACCAGCACCGACCCGTCCAGTACCGACCCGACGAGCACCGACCCGAGCAGCTCGGGTTCGTCGTCCGACTCCGGCACGGCCTCGTCGACGGACAGCTCCGGCAGCACGGTCACCGTCACCGAGACCCCTGACCCGGTCACCGTGACCGAAGGCTCCACCGTCACCGAGCAGAGCACCGTGACCGAGCAGACCACGGTCACCGAGCAGACAACGGTCACCGAGCAGACCACCGTGGCCCAGGATCCGGTCACCGTGACGGTCACCCCGACCACCACCGGGACGACCGACACCGCCGACACGACCGCAACGACGGGGACCGCAGCCGCGGCCTACCGGGTGCAGGTCACCGGGGAGATGCAGGACGCCGTCGACCGGGTCGTCGGCGGGGACTCCTCCGTCGTCGCCGTGCAGGCCGCCTACCGCCAGCTGGCGGCGGCGACCGACACCACGTCGACCGGATCGACCTCTACCGGATCCACTCCTACCGGATCCACTTCTACCGGATCCACTTTCAACGACGCCACCACCACAGAACCGACATCGACCGGGACCTCCTCGTCGTCGCGCACGTCGACATCTCCGGAGTCGACGGCCTCGGAATCGGGCTCGTCGGGAACCTCGTCGACGAGCACCACCGACAGCACGGCACCCACCACGACCACCGGTGACGGCACAGCGGGCAGTGGAGATTCCGTCCTGTCCACCCAGCTCGCTGATTGTCAGGCAGCGATCACCGACGTCCAGGATGCCCAGTCCGGGCTGGGCGAGAACCAGAACTCCCTCACGACGGCCGTGAACGCGCTGGCCGCCCTCCTGCCGACGGCCGACGGGACCGGCGGCTCGGGAACCGGTAGCTCGCCGGGGGCTTCGCAGTCCGGCCAGTCCGGCACCGGCGGTCAGAGTGGACAGACTTCCGGTCAGTCCGGCACCGGCGGTGCGAGCGTGATCGGCGGTGGCACCGCGGGCTCGGGTGGCGGCCAGTCGGACGCCGCCCAGGGCCGCAGCGGAACCTCGGGAACCGACGCCGCAGCGGGCACCGGCGCACAAGGCGACAGCGGTACCCAGGGCGGCAGCGCGGACGCCGGCAGTTCCGGAACCATCGCCGGCGGCGGCGATGCCTCATCGGGCTCCACGTCGGACGGCACGGGCGCGGCGGCCGGAGGTACCGGCTCGGTGTCCGGCGGTACCGGTGCGGAGTCGGGAGCGACCGGCGACACCTCGAGTGGCACCGGCGCAGTGTCGGGCGGGACCGGAGCAGCGTCCGGCGGAACCGGTGCGGCCAAGGACACCGTCCCGACCGCTGCCGACATCGCCGCCGACCAGGCGGAGATCGACGCCAGGACAGCAGCTGTCGCGGTCGCGAAGCAGGAGCTGGCGGCGTCGGTGCTGACCAGTCCGATCTCCGGCACAGTCGCGTCACTGGACCTGGCGGTCGGTGACGACGTCTCGGCGAACTCGACCAGCGCCACGGTCACGGTCATCGGCAGCGGGCAGTACACGGTCTCCGCGACGGTCCCGTTGTCGACTGTGGAGAAGATCGGCGTGGGCGACGAGGCCACGGTCACCGTCAACGGCGTGGACCAGTCGCTGACCGGCACCGTGTCGCTGATCGGCAACCTCGCCGACAGCACCGGTGACGATCCGACCTACCCGGTGACGGTGCTCGTCGACGCCGGCGACACCACGCTGTACGACGGGTCCGGCGCCTCCGTCGGCGTGGTGGTGGCCGATGTCTCGGGCGTGCTGACCGTGCCGACCTCGGCAGTACACACCGTCGGGTCCGCGCACACGGTCGACGTGCTGGTCAACGGCGTGTCGACCAGTACTGCGGTCGAGATCGGCGCCGTGGGAGGTGCTCTCACCGAGATCACCAGCGGGCTGGACGTGGGTGACCAGGTGGTGCTGGCCGACCTGTCCGAGGCGCTGCCGACCTCGTCCACGACGTCGGCCGCGAACGGGCTGCTGGGTGGTTCCAACACCGGTGGCGGCGCCGGCGGGGCGGGATTCAATGGCGGCGGCCCGCAGATGGGACAGATGCCCGGCCGTTGA
- a CDS encoding ABC transporter permease — MRWTETLRTGLDAIRSHRLRSGLTTLGILIGIAAVILTVGLGLGSQRQVGASISSLGSNLLIVSPGSSTSEGVRGGFGSSTTLTVDDATALASEVAAPDIGAVAPVKSTSLSVTADDTNWTTSVVGTSEEWAQVRSRTLSAGSFFTEQDVTDQAAVAVLGSETATELFGTTSVVGRTVTINSIDFEVVGVLASAGTDSSTNLDDQVVAPLSTVANRVIGGTNKDSVSTIYIQAASEDQLSAAYQEAQALLLTLHGITDSDSADFSISSQQSLLSTATAVSRTLTVLLTGIAGLSLLVGGIGVMNIMLVSVSERTREIGLRKALGAPPGAIRRQFLVEATILGLAGGLLGAVLGILAARWLPDLLSTEIVVSPLAVGGSIAIAVLIGVVFGVYPATRAAKLAPIDALRSE, encoded by the coding sequence ATGAGGTGGACGGAAACCCTCCGCACCGGTCTCGACGCCATCCGCTCGCACCGCCTGCGGTCCGGGCTGACCACGCTCGGCATCCTCATCGGCATCGCCGCGGTGATCCTCACCGTCGGCCTGGGCCTCGGCTCCCAGCGCCAGGTCGGCGCCTCCATCAGCAGTCTCGGCTCCAACCTGCTGATCGTCTCGCCAGGCAGCAGCACCAGCGAAGGGGTGCGCGGCGGCTTCGGCAGCTCCACCACGCTGACCGTCGATGACGCCACCGCGCTCGCCTCCGAGGTGGCGGCACCGGACATCGGCGCGGTCGCGCCGGTGAAGTCCACCTCGCTGTCGGTCACCGCGGACGACACCAACTGGACCACCTCGGTCGTCGGGACCAGCGAGGAGTGGGCGCAGGTCCGCTCACGGACGCTGTCGGCCGGCAGCTTCTTCACCGAACAGGACGTCACCGACCAGGCGGCGGTGGCCGTGCTGGGCTCGGAGACGGCGACCGAGCTGTTCGGCACCACGTCGGTCGTCGGCCGCACCGTGACCATCAACTCGATCGACTTCGAGGTCGTCGGCGTGCTCGCCTCGGCCGGCACCGACTCCTCGACCAACCTCGACGACCAGGTGGTGGCCCCGCTCTCCACCGTCGCGAACCGGGTGATCGGCGGCACCAACAAGGACTCGGTGTCGACGATCTACATCCAGGCCGCCTCGGAGGACCAGCTGTCCGCCGCGTACCAGGAGGCGCAGGCACTGCTGCTGACGCTGCACGGGATCACCGACAGCGACTCCGCCGACTTCTCCATCTCCAGCCAGCAGTCCCTGCTCTCCACCGCGACCGCGGTCTCCCGGACCCTGACGGTGCTGCTCACCGGCATCGCCGGGCTGTCGCTGCTGGTGGGCGGGATCGGGGTCATGAACATCATGTTGGTGTCGGTGTCCGAACGGACCCGGGAGATCGGGCTGCGCAAGGCGCTCGGCGCACCGCCGGGTGCCATCCGCCGCCAGTTCCTGGTGGAGGCCACGATTCTCGGCCTGGCCGGCGGACTGCTCGGCGCGGTTCTCGGCATTCTGGCCGCCCGTTGGCTGCCCGACCTGCTCTCCACCGAGATCGTCGTGTCCCCTCTTGCTGTCGGCGGGTCCATCGCCATCGCCGTGCTCATCGGCGTGGTGTTCGGGGTCTATCCGGCGACCCGCGCCGCGAAGCTCGCCCCCATCGACGCGCTGCGCAGCGAATGA